The following are encoded together in the Lactuca sativa cultivar Salinas chromosome 1, Lsat_Salinas_v11, whole genome shotgun sequence genome:
- the LOC111907894 gene encoding endoglucanase 25, with amino-acid sequence MSEPELSSSSSSFYIGSPMDTDTENSEQLYVHSISQAGRLLPSSSRWNSIEVDFNLFPHARDPSTYGSLPSRYSKSVDFKLTITNKTHFKRFVYAAGAIVFLILLVSLLLHFLLDNKNQHAAPKDLTLALQNALLFFDAQKSGVLPKDINMVKFRGDSGLEDGNSSLVGGFYDSGNNIKFSFPTAYTITLLSWSVIEYHQKYEDIGELDHIKNIIKWGSDYLLKLFIPSNQTSPGSSTLFSQVGSTSNSTSPENDLNCWQRPEDMRYSRPVFSCDDTASDLAGEIIAALSAASLVFKEDQKYSTSLTKTATELFSVVAKVEEDPGRGFIQGTYTMKDDCGGEARGFYNSTGYMDELVWGGTWLFFATGNTSYLRYATQHLVSAQNEELSIDKGIFYWNNKLTAIEVLLTRLRFFFDLGYPYEESFILSTNNVDSLMCSYLSPTTHKTQGGLIFLKPNDYGSLEYAATSSFLSKLYSDYLDLLHRSGSGCIDGAEFSLQQLRDFSISQVNYILGDNPMGMSYMVGFGNNYPQHVHHRAASIPWDNQWHSCSEGSTWLNSEESNPNELLGAMVRGPDQNDMFLDDRHKPWFTEPTISSNAGLVAALVALHDPPRKSNDVGLLGIDNFGIFHNVHLITQRR; translated from the exons ATGTCTGAACCCGAactttcctcctcctcctcctccttctaCATTGGATCTCCGATGGACACCGACACTGAAAACAGCGAACAGCTTTACGTCCACTCCATCTCTCAAGCTGGCCGCCTTCTCCCGTCGTCCAGCCGATGGAATTCCATAGAAGTCGACTTCAACCTTTTTCCTCATGCTCGAGACCCTTCTACCTACGGATCACTACCTTCACGATATTCCAAATCCGTCGACTTCAAACTAACCATCACCAATAAAACCCACTTCAAACGCTTTGTTTACGCCGCCGGAGCCATCGTTTTCCTTATCCTACTTGTATCTTTGTTGCTGCATTTCCTGCTAGACAACAAAAATCAACATGCCGCCCCAAAAGACCTAACACTAGCGCTTCAAAACGCATTGCTTTTCTTCGATGCTCAGAAAT CTGGGGTATTGCCCAAAGACATTAATATGGTGAAGTTTCGAGGTGATTCTGGATTGGAAGATGGGAATTCAAGTCTTGTTGGTGGATTTTACGACTCTGGGAACAACATCAAATTTAGCTTTCCAACGGCTTATACGATCACTCTGTTGAGTTGGTCTGTGATTGAATATCATCAGAAATATGAAGATATCGGAGAACTTGATCACATCAAGAACATAATAAAATGGGGGAGTGACTATTTGCTCAAGCTTTTCATTCCCTCAAATCAAACTTCTCCGGGTTCGAGTACTCTGTTTTCACAG GTCGGGAGCACATCGAACAGCACGTCGCCTGAAAACGATCTCAATTGTTGGCAACGACCGGAGGATATGAGATATTCGAGGCCGGTTTTTAGTTGTGATGATACGGCTTCCGATTTGGCCGGAGAGATTATTGCAGCACTTTCAGCAGCATCATTAGTGTTCAAGGAAGACCAAAAATATTCAACCAGTTTAACCAAAACGGCGACGGAGTTATTCAGTGTGGTGGCAAAAGTAGAGGAAGATCCCGGCCGGGGGTTTATTCAAGGTACTTATACGATGAAAGATGATTGTGGGGGAGAAGCAAGAGGGTTTTATAACTCAACAGGATACATGGATGAGTTAGTATGGGGAGGGACTTGGTTGTTTTTCGCTACTGGAAATACGAGTTATCTTAGATACGCTACACAACATCTTGTTTCAGCCCAAAATGAAGAACTATCGATCGATAAAGGCATTTTCTATTGGAATAACAAGCTCACTGCAATTGAG GTTTTGTTAACAAGACTCAGATTCTTCTTTGATCTTGGATACCCATATGAAGAATCCTTCATATTATCAACTAACAACGTTGACTCGCTCATGTGTTCGTATTTGTCTCCTACTACACATAAAACACAAG GTGGATTGATATTCTTAAAGCCGAATGACTATGGATCACTTGAGTATGCCGCAACGAGTTCCTTTCTTAGCAAACTGTATAGCGACTATCTTGATCTTCTGCATAGATCTGGTAGTGGTTGCATTGATGGTGCTGAATTTTCCCTTCAACAGCTGCGGGATTTCTCCATATCTCAG GTTAATTACATACTTGGAGACAATCCGATGGGAATGAGCTACATGGTGGGATTTGGAAACAACTACCCGCAGCATGTCCACCATAGGGCTGCATCAATCCCATGGGATAATCAGTGGCATTCTTGTTCCGAAGGGAGTACGTGGTTGAACTCAGAAGAATCAAATCCGAATGAACTTTTGGGAGCTATGGTCAGAGGACCCGATCAAAATGATATGTTCTTAGACGACAGGCATAAACCATGGTTCACTGAACCTACCATTTCGAGCAATGCTGGTCTAGTTGCAGCACTGGTTGCACTCCATGATCCTCCCCGTAAATCGAATGATGTAGGTTTATTAGGTATAGACAATTTTGGTATCTTTCATAATGTTCATTTAATAACTCAACGTCGTTGA